The following coding sequences lie in one Caproicibacterium argilliputei genomic window:
- a CDS encoding carbohydrate ABC transporter permease: MKKNQMTAKHTLSAHNGPDAAFQIVVVAVAVLSFIMVVYPMYFIVIASFSDSTLVNQGQVILLPKGVSLYGYQHIFDNAQIWTGYKNTIFYSVVGTALNMAVTLPAAYVLSRKAFRPRRIIMALFVFTMYFNGGMVPTYMLVKNLGLLNTPWILIVMGALNVFNLIITRTFFENSIPEDLYEAATLDGCSHFRYFSTIVLPLSKAVIAVIMLYYLVGHWNDFFNPLLYINKDSLQPLQIILRNILLSNQAMAGSSGGGASGYAQQFADQIKFGVIIVSTLPVLCVYPFIQKYFEKGVMIGAVKG, encoded by the coding sequence ATGAAAAAGAATCAAATGACTGCTAAGCATACGCTTTCCGCGCACAACGGGCCGGACGCAGCGTTTCAGATTGTGGTGGTGGCGGTGGCGGTTTTGTCCTTTATCATGGTGGTTTACCCCATGTATTTCATCGTCATTGCCTCTTTCAGCGACTCGACGCTGGTGAACCAGGGGCAGGTCATTCTGCTGCCGAAGGGTGTCAGTCTGTATGGCTATCAGCATATTTTCGACAATGCGCAGATTTGGACCGGCTACAAAAACACCATTTTTTATTCGGTGGTGGGTACGGCGCTGAATATGGCGGTCACGCTGCCGGCGGCATACGTGCTTTCCCGCAAGGCGTTCCGTCCGCGGCGTATCATTATGGCGCTTTTCGTTTTTACCATGTACTTTAACGGCGGCATGGTGCCGACCTATATGCTGGTCAAAAACCTGGGCTTGCTCAATACACCTTGGATTCTGATTGTCATGGGTGCGCTAAACGTGTTCAATCTGATTATTACGCGGACGTTCTTTGAAAACTCCATTCCGGAGGATTTGTACGAAGCGGCCACGCTGGACGGCTGCTCGCACTTCCGGTATTTTTCCACCATTGTACTGCCGCTTTCCAAGGCGGTCATTGCCGTCATTATGCTGTACTATCTGGTGGGGCATTGGAATGATTTCTTCAATCCGCTGCTGTACATCAACAAAGACAGCCTGCAGCCGCTGCAGATTATTCTGCGCAACATTCTGCTCAGCAATCAGGCAATGGCAGGTTCGAGCGGCGGCGGCGCCAGCGGCTATGCACAGCAGTTTGCGGATCAGATTAAGTTCGGCGTGATTATTGTTTCCACACTGCCGGTGCTGTGCGTCTATCCGTTTATTCAGAAATACTTTGAAAAGGGTGTCATGATCGGCGCGGTGAAAGGCTGA